Proteins from one Pseudoalteromonas rubra genomic window:
- a CDS encoding non-ribosomal peptide synthetase encodes MENSAIEALLAELDGQGIYVYLQEGRLKLRTHLATVPAAQLNKIKAHKPALIEYMQAHHQKQGMLSASQQGIWLIDQYHGGDVAYTMSGLLRLSQPVGKAQLEAALNTLLARHDILRSQFFATEQGGCQRVNTELSLILTQLFVSEPVSRGQIETELQPVLQQGFDLQKALPIRATLISTECENQGQWVYLMLHHLVADGWSVQLLVNELLDILQSKEGLQTAPLQYLDYVHWEKRFLQSDDYQQQHAYWQQQLTDFSPFSMPTSFVSQAESSFRGASHQFTLNEALCQRFEHSCQQLGVTPFSALLSVFYVLLHRYSQHQDITVGVPVLGREQREFESMIGCFIHTLPLRQQLDGDMLFNELARSTQIKVTQALENQSVSQDALARLADTSQLFSVLFNYDALPPMPLRSGALEAQLFTLNNHTAKFDLTLNLVTHGNGMLAELEYNVGLFSSELIAQVARDFEALLRTLSDDLAQSLAGVKLPSVEAAQQQLNKATGTTPAPLVLPQILAHAQATSKHMAIVDADNPSQSVSYAELGVQSASLAGALNDVAQDEEVVAVLVNRQVHSLVALIGVMRAGAAYLPIEQDTPVLRIIEIMVQAGCRTLLVCDAETITEQVQEALNEREIVTWEYHQLLKRNSTLSEESEVALRRDTQDLAYVIFTSGSTGKPKGVAMSHGALASYCDSITLRIDFSSHTRSGIVTGLATDLCLTGIYPVLAQGGTVVMPGNRTLPEPQQLVEMLTVQQVNLLKITPSFARELLPQIAAMGESQPAIEQWILGGEALDVALVSELQEHYPAAHIVNHYGPSETCIGVTTHTVTALRHANSEHYPIGKPLAHTQVLVLGEQARPVPLGMPGELYIGGSSLADGYLRAPQLTDRYFVHCETQSGKPARFYRSGDRVRLTHRGELEYLGRLDNHPKIRGYRVDINEIEAKLTALPQVKSAVVIARKQAGIDTLVAYYVAAREGKEVTSEILRDALSARLPQAMIPSHFKALKKLPVLGNGKVDRKQLAALSLSDGRNYTPPKTELQQQLATLFSDLTGVTQVSADDDFFAIGGHSLLAMRLANHIRTRFERVLSLQAIFANPTVAKLERCLLEQDIHVGHNFVTVDQSGAHPLSFAQQRIWFVDQMQGHSKQYNLQGAFTIKGALNIAALSQAFEQVVQQHAILRFNYDQNEQGEAVQSLNDTLNFVLQQRDLSSFDDERQADTLRQLLAEDYHTGFDLKQDLLLRGKLLQLDAQLYVLIVTMHHIVSDGWSIGVLCHALETAYRLACEGTQTGLPKLSHSYIDYVHWQRGLATQPQWQTSLNYWQSQLAGLPRVHELPQDNARENRVISGGALHCYELPAELTQVLRRFVTTSGQTLFGVLESAFALWMSRLSGQSDVALGTPVAGREFSELEPVIGNFINTLVLRHRIESDMTFSDVLTTSNETLQSAMTHQHIPFDTLVEALNNERSLGIHPLIQVVFRVNNQINEALQLEGLDVTVNDTGVRSAKLDLEVSVIDCGDTLQVEWLYDSALWHEHSIESFARQYTQLLSACLETPQRRVSELSLIDSEQLTQILAYSTPQNEQENSDIGWHHHFSAIAEIQPHSIALRCNGESYSYLEVEQRANQLAHCLLEMGFDEQSRIALLLPSGPAMVIAVLAILKTRHVYVPLHYDTPEKSLSYIVEDADIVMILALSEDTEKLIDSGTDFLFLDDLFDVESNFAGYPVSVPGLEELGESQSSDAQRLCYIIYTSGSTGRPKGVMISHGNLNVYLSHAMDTYLDADATLPLAVVSTPLAFDATITALVPPLLCGGEVEIVTQGPHQLAAITELLFNAIRPRLFKLTPAHLRAVQALMDELGSNSAPHTLVIGGEALDSDLLIALRAKLPACTWVNEYGPTEATVGCSVFSLTPDLNPQAALRYPDVPIGLPNPGVAMLVVDQCDQPVPANTPGELLIGGAVVSPGYVNLDELNQTKFVTLSVADQPPMRFYRSGDLVQWQSDEQGRLSYLRYCGRTDEQIKLRGYRIDLNAICHYLRELDGVRDCAVTVDEGQQLLQAHLLYLNGNVPPDSHLRNHLAQYLPPYMIPGQFNRVEAIPLTANGKVDSKALKALAQQGEGRASRSIDLTALTVMQSYLYQLYRDTLLTEHIDLHDSFFDLGGHSLLAIKLISQIRQQKHLEVTLPQLFKTPTIASLAQALEHCEPIAAMHAIQPVSREQALPLSFAQQRLWLIEQLQESSTQYHMPAGFKFSGTLDKAAFSEALKALIARHEVLRSRIVKAAGAAEPVQQVRDQFELPLTQLDLTKMSERARQQRWQQGAHDNATARFDLTQDLLVRVLLVEFAKDDYRVHFNMHHIASDGWSMAILVREFIAFYRHFAKESGYQLPAELTQPLAVQYGDFAHWQRNIWAKVANQADLQHWQTTLEGHPPLHQLPLDYPRPAMAQLSGSRHTQRLSAALTRAIHEHCKVQGVTLFMWLHTVFSLLVQRYSQSDDVVIGSPVAGREHNEVANLIGFFVNTLVIRSRTQSGQNFNQLLEQQKQVILDAFKHQALPFEQLVEALKPERNLGHQPIFQILFALQNNETTDLVLPQLHIEVEAPSEPMMKFDLEVNAIEKGDGIELEWNFSSALFKGATIAALADSFEVLISAILKSPEHKVERLALLSQSRQQQLVSIKGADRAISTQCIHSQVTARVQSAANQLAVRDADACMLSYLALEHKANNLASYLLEQGVKPGARIALCLGAGCDQLVAMLAAFKVRAAYVPIDPTLPASRCQFIVRDSGASWLLTNNKLLAQLEPVIDAVQQPPLSVLVMDNPKSWQPRQLLERFTSSDPSDLAYVIYTSGTTGQPKGVAITHGNLALYLDHACSAYFDEQPSFSVVSTPLAFDATVTAIWPALLQGISIDMLADDERMLKELANRLCGNIAGVFKVTPAHLQGVVAVLKQCGLSEDRCFNAAHKVVVGGEALPVALLAELSVRLPNVCWINEYGPTEATVGTSTYLCDKQEIDRLAAQSIAQVPIGQPIANTHLLVLDEQMQPVPAGVMGELYIGGNNLAQGYLNRGDLSDEKFVWLPVGVQQSEQRFYRSGDLVRWSVNDDGTPGALLFCHRLDAQLKLRGYRIEPQEVAQQLQQDPRIEQAVVVLNEAADNLEAYLVAKSDEELGRPEPTELVTTRIATELSASLSESLPTYMVPYRYVLIDAIPLTANGKVDARALHALGAQCDSVAKLIAPRNDVEAALAEILASVLKRTSISVEDNFFSLGGHSLLATQCIGLIEERLGVGMSVRTLFERPTVAALAHWVEIQQAMAQQAQDDNENDTSEEMFL; translated from the coding sequence ATGGAAAATTCAGCAATTGAAGCGTTATTGGCCGAACTGGATGGTCAGGGGATTTATGTTTATCTGCAAGAGGGTCGCCTGAAACTGCGTACCCACCTTGCAACTGTGCCAGCTGCACAGCTCAATAAAATTAAAGCGCACAAGCCGGCGCTGATTGAGTATATGCAGGCGCACCATCAGAAGCAGGGAATGCTATCCGCCTCCCAGCAGGGGATCTGGCTTATCGACCAGTACCATGGAGGCGATGTTGCTTACACTATGTCTGGACTACTCAGGCTATCACAGCCTGTCGGTAAAGCGCAGCTTGAAGCTGCCCTGAATACCTTGCTGGCCCGTCATGATATTTTGCGCAGCCAATTTTTCGCTACAGAACAAGGCGGGTGCCAGCGCGTGAATACCGAGTTGTCACTGATCTTAACCCAGTTGTTTGTTTCTGAGCCTGTGAGCCGGGGACAGATTGAAACCGAGTTACAACCTGTGTTGCAGCAAGGGTTTGATCTACAAAAAGCGTTACCGATACGCGCCACTTTGATTAGCACAGAGTGTGAAAATCAAGGGCAGTGGGTCTATCTGATGCTGCATCATCTGGTGGCCGATGGTTGGTCGGTTCAGCTACTGGTGAATGAATTGCTGGATATATTGCAATCAAAGGAGGGGCTACAGACAGCACCGCTACAATATCTGGATTATGTACATTGGGAAAAGCGCTTTTTACAGTCGGATGATTACCAGCAGCAGCATGCCTATTGGCAACAACAGCTTACGGACTTTTCGCCTTTTTCAATGCCAACGAGCTTTGTCAGCCAGGCTGAGAGCTCGTTTCGCGGTGCAAGCCATCAATTTACACTGAATGAGGCACTGTGCCAGCGTTTTGAACACAGCTGTCAGCAACTGGGCGTCACCCCATTTTCTGCGCTCCTGAGCGTGTTTTATGTGTTGCTCCATCGCTACAGCCAGCATCAGGACATCACGGTTGGAGTCCCTGTGCTGGGCCGTGAGCAGAGGGAGTTTGAGTCCATGATCGGCTGTTTTATCCATACACTGCCACTACGTCAACAGCTGGATGGCGATATGCTGTTTAACGAGCTGGCTCGTAGCACACAGATAAAGGTGACACAGGCACTGGAAAATCAAAGTGTCTCTCAGGACGCACTTGCCAGGCTGGCGGATACCTCTCAGTTGTTTAGTGTGTTGTTTAACTATGATGCGCTGCCACCAATGCCATTGCGCTCAGGCGCACTGGAAGCACAACTGTTCACGCTGAATAACCACACGGCTAAATTTGACCTGACCTTAAATTTGGTGACGCATGGCAACGGCATGCTGGCTGAACTTGAATATAATGTTGGCTTGTTTTCATCCGAGTTGATTGCTCAGGTTGCCCGCGATTTCGAGGCGTTACTGCGCACATTAAGTGACGACCTAGCTCAGTCACTTGCTGGGGTTAAATTACCGTCAGTGGAAGCTGCGCAACAACAACTGAACAAGGCGACTGGCACGACACCAGCGCCTTTGGTGTTACCTCAGATCCTGGCACACGCTCAGGCGACTTCGAAACACATGGCAATTGTGGATGCTGACAACCCATCTCAGTCGGTGAGTTATGCAGAACTCGGTGTACAAAGCGCCAGTCTGGCTGGAGCGCTCAATGACGTTGCGCAGGATGAAGAAGTTGTTGCCGTACTGGTCAATCGCCAGGTACACAGTCTGGTTGCTCTGATAGGCGTGATGCGCGCTGGGGCCGCTTATTTGCCCATAGAGCAGGATACCCCTGTGCTGAGGATCATAGAAATTATGGTGCAGGCTGGCTGTCGTACACTACTGGTGTGTGATGCTGAAACGATTACAGAGCAGGTGCAGGAAGCACTAAATGAGCGCGAAATTGTCACGTGGGAATACCATCAGCTGTTAAAACGCAATAGCACGCTATCAGAAGAGTCAGAAGTTGCGCTGAGGCGCGATACACAGGATCTGGCTTATGTGATTTTCACCTCCGGGTCGACGGGTAAACCAAAAGGTGTGGCTATGAGCCACGGTGCCCTGGCCAGTTATTGTGACTCGATTACGCTTCGTATCGATTTTTCGTCGCATACTCGCTCTGGCATTGTCACTGGGCTCGCGACCGATCTGTGCCTGACTGGTATCTATCCGGTGCTTGCGCAGGGTGGCACAGTCGTTATGCCTGGAAACCGCACACTCCCAGAACCGCAGCAGTTGGTAGAGATGCTCACGGTACAGCAGGTCAATTTGCTAAAAATAACGCCGTCGTTTGCTCGTGAGTTATTACCTCAAATTGCAGCTATGGGTGAGAGCCAGCCCGCGATAGAGCAGTGGATACTCGGTGGTGAAGCTCTGGATGTGGCCCTGGTGAGCGAGTTACAGGAGCATTATCCGGCAGCACATATCGTCAATCACTATGGCCCCAGTGAAACCTGTATTGGGGTGACAACGCATACCGTTACTGCTCTGCGACATGCCAACAGTGAACATTACCCTATTGGTAAGCCGCTGGCACATACCCAGGTATTGGTACTGGGTGAACAGGCTAGGCCGGTGCCATTGGGTATGCCGGGTGAGCTTTACATTGGTGGTTCGTCCCTGGCCGATGGCTATCTTCGTGCACCACAACTAACAGATCGTTACTTTGTTCATTGCGAAACGCAAAGCGGAAAACCAGCGCGCTTTTATCGCTCAGGTGACAGAGTAAGGTTAACTCATCGGGGTGAGCTGGAATACCTGGGCCGACTAGATAACCATCCTAAGATCCGTGGCTACCGCGTCGATATTAATGAAATTGAAGCGAAACTGACGGCCCTGCCGCAAGTAAAAAGTGCCGTTGTAATAGCCCGAAAACAGGCTGGTATTGATACCTTAGTGGCATATTACGTCGCTGCCCGAGAGGGAAAAGAGGTTACCTCTGAAATTTTACGAGATGCACTCAGTGCGCGCTTACCCCAGGCAATGATCCCCAGCCATTTCAAAGCACTGAAAAAATTGCCTGTGCTCGGTAATGGCAAGGTCGACCGCAAACAGCTGGCGGCCTTATCGCTTAGCGACGGGCGCAATTATACGCCACCAAAAACAGAGTTACAGCAACAGCTGGCCACTTTATTCAGTGACCTGACTGGTGTTACGCAGGTGTCGGCTGACGATGACTTTTTTGCTATCGGTGGTCATTCTTTACTGGCGATGCGCCTTGCTAATCACATTCGCACCAGATTCGAGCGAGTGTTGTCATTGCAAGCCATTTTTGCCAACCCCACAGTGGCTAAACTTGAACGCTGCCTGCTCGAACAGGACATTCACGTAGGCCACAACTTTGTGACGGTCGACCAATCTGGTGCGCATCCACTGTCTTTTGCACAGCAGAGGATTTGGTTTGTTGATCAGATGCAGGGCCACAGCAAACAATATAATTTGCAGGGCGCTTTCACGATTAAAGGTGCGTTGAATATCGCGGCCTTGTCTCAGGCCTTCGAACAGGTGGTTCAGCAGCATGCCATTCTAAGATTTAATTATGACCAAAACGAGCAGGGCGAAGCGGTCCAGTCTTTAAATGACACCCTGAACTTTGTGTTACAGCAACGGGATTTAAGTAGCTTTGATGATGAACGGCAGGCAGACACGCTGCGTCAGCTGCTGGCAGAGGATTATCATACCGGGTTCGATTTGAAGCAGGATCTGCTGTTGCGGGGCAAGTTGCTGCAACTCGATGCACAACTGTATGTGCTTATCGTGACTATGCATCATATTGTGTCGGATGGTTGGTCAATCGGGGTGTTGTGCCACGCACTGGAAACCGCTTATCGTCTGGCCTGTGAGGGCACTCAAACAGGATTGCCAAAGCTCTCGCACAGCTATATTGACTATGTGCACTGGCAACGTGGCCTGGCCACTCAGCCCCAGTGGCAAACCAGTTTGAATTACTGGCAAAGTCAGCTGGCCGGCTTGCCCCGGGTGCATGAATTACCTCAGGATAATGCCCGGGAAAACCGAGTGATTAGTGGTGGTGCCTTGCACTGTTACGAGCTCCCGGCTGAGTTAACCCAGGTACTGCGCCGCTTTGTTACGACAAGCGGACAAACTTTGTTTGGTGTGCTGGAGAGTGCCTTTGCGTTATGGATGAGCCGCCTGTCGGGTCAATCAGACGTGGCTTTGGGTACGCCGGTTGCGGGGCGCGAGTTCAGCGAGCTCGAACCTGTTATTGGCAACTTCATCAATACTCTGGTGCTGCGTCATCGTATTGAGTCTGATATGACGTTCAGCGATGTGTTGACAACAAGCAATGAGACACTGCAAAGTGCGATGACTCATCAGCATATTCCATTTGATACACTGGTTGAAGCGCTCAACAACGAGCGGAGTTTGGGCATTCATCCGTTGATTCAGGTGGTCTTCCGGGTTAACAACCAGATCAACGAAGCACTGCAACTGGAAGGCCTGGATGTCACCGTGAATGACACCGGCGTGCGCAGCGCTAAATTGGATCTGGAAGTGTCAGTGATTGATTGTGGCGATACCTTGCAGGTTGAATGGCTCTACGATAGTGCCTTGTGGCACGAGCACAGCATTGAGTCTTTCGCCCGTCAGTATACCCAGTTGCTGAGCGCCTGCCTGGAAACACCACAGCGCCGAGTGAGCGAGCTGAGCTTGATAGACTCAGAGCAGCTAACACAAATACTGGCCTATAGCACCCCCCAGAACGAACAAGAAAACAGTGATATTGGCTGGCACCATCACTTCAGCGCGATTGCTGAGATCCAGCCTCATAGCATTGCACTGCGATGTAATGGTGAATCATACAGTTACCTGGAAGTGGAGCAGCGTGCCAATCAGCTGGCGCACTGTCTGCTTGAAATGGGATTTGACGAACAAAGCCGGATTGCTTTATTACTCCCGTCCGGTCCTGCCATGGTTATTGCTGTGCTGGCTATTCTTAAAACACGTCACGTCTATGTGCCTCTGCATTACGATACACCAGAGAAGTCCCTGTCGTATATCGTAGAGGATGCCGATATTGTGATGATTTTGGCACTCAGCGAAGATACCGAAAAGCTCATCGACAGCGGCACCGACTTTCTGTTCCTGGACGATTTATTTGACGTTGAGTCAAATTTTGCCGGTTACCCAGTGTCTGTTCCTGGCTTAGAAGAGTTAGGGGAATCACAGAGCTCAGATGCCCAGCGCTTGTGTTACATCATTTATACGTCAGGTTCTACCGGGCGGCCAAAAGGGGTGATGATCAGCCATGGCAATCTGAATGTTTACTTATCTCATGCTATGGATACGTATCTGGACGCTGACGCGACCTTACCGCTTGCGGTGGTAAGCACACCTTTGGCATTTGATGCCACGATCACCGCGCTGGTCCCCCCCTTGCTGTGTGGCGGAGAGGTTGAGATCGTGACTCAGGGTCCCCATCAGCTCGCAGCCATTACTGAGCTCCTGTTCAATGCCATCCGGCCGCGTTTATTCAAACTGACACCGGCACATTTGCGGGCTGTACAGGCGCTGATGGATGAACTGGGCAGCAATAGCGCACCTCACACCTTAGTGATTGGGGGCGAGGCACTGGATAGTGATTTATTGATTGCGCTGCGTGCTAAGTTGCCTGCGTGTACCTGGGTTAACGAATATGGTCCGACTGAGGCAACCGTAGGATGTAGCGTTTTTTCGCTGACCCCAGATCTGAATCCGCAGGCCGCACTGCGTTATCCGGATGTACCTATCGGTCTGCCCAACCCCGGTGTTGCAATGCTGGTCGTTGATCAGTGCGATCAGCCGGTGCCTGCTAATACACCAGGTGAGCTATTGATTGGAGGGGCAGTAGTCAGCCCGGGTTACGTCAATCTGGACGAGCTGAATCAAACCAAGTTTGTCACTTTGAGTGTGGCTGATCAGCCGCCAATGCGCTTCTATCGCAGTGGGGATTTGGTACAGTGGCAGAGCGACGAGCAGGGCAGGCTGAGTTATTTAAGATACTGTGGTCGTACCGACGAGCAAATTAAACTGCGCGGTTATCGCATCGACCTTAATGCGATTTGTCATTATCTTCGTGAACTGGATGGTGTTCGTGACTGTGCGGTGACAGTTGATGAAGGGCAGCAGTTGTTGCAGGCCCATCTCCTCTACCTTAACGGCAATGTACCGCCAGACAGTCATTTGCGTAATCATCTGGCGCAATACCTGCCGCCGTATATGATCCCCGGACAGTTCAATCGTGTTGAGGCTATCCCGCTTACCGCCAATGGCAAAGTAGATAGCAAAGCTCTCAAAGCCCTGGCGCAACAAGGAGAGGGCAGAGCCAGCAGAAGTATAGATCTGACAGCGCTGACAGTCATGCAATCTTATTTGTATCAGCTCTATCGCGACACATTGCTGACAGAGCATATCGATCTGCACGACAGCTTTTTTGACCTCGGTGGTCATTCCTTACTGGCCATCAAGCTGATCAGCCAAATTCGTCAACAAAAACACCTTGAGGTGACGTTACCTCAGCTGTTTAAAACACCGACCATAGCGTCATTGGCGCAGGCACTGGAGCATTGTGAGCCTATCGCAGCTATGCATGCTATTCAGCCTGTATCACGGGAACAGGCATTGCCGTTATCGTTTGCCCAGCAGCGGCTGTGGCTGATTGAACAGCTTCAGGAGTCGAGCACGCAGTACCATATGCCAGCCGGATTTAAATTCAGTGGCACGCTCGATAAGGCCGCTTTCAGTGAAGCGCTGAAGGCGCTAATTGCACGTCATGAGGTGCTGAGGTCGCGGATAGTTAAAGCTGCGGGGGCGGCTGAACCTGTGCAGCAGGTGCGTGATCAATTCGAGCTGCCGTTAACTCAGCTTGATCTGACGAAAATGAGCGAACGTGCCCGGCAACAGCGCTGGCAGCAAGGAGCACATGACAACGCGACTGCGCGATTTGACCTGACTCAGGATCTGCTGGTGCGGGTATTGTTGGTTGAGTTTGCCAAAGACGATTATCGGGTGCACTTCAATATGCATCATATTGCCAGCGACGGCTGGTCGATGGCAATTCTGGTGCGTGAGTTTATCGCATTCTATCGCCATTTTGCTAAAGAGTCCGGCTACCAGTTGCCGGCTGAGCTGACTCAGCCATTGGCTGTGCAATATGGCGACTTTGCACACTGGCAGCGCAACATTTGGGCGAAAGTGGCCAATCAGGCAGATTTACAGCACTGGCAGACAACCTTAGAAGGCCATCCTCCGCTGCACCAATTGCCACTTGATTATCCGCGTCCTGCCATGGCTCAGCTGAGTGGTTCGCGACACACACAACGCCTGAGTGCCGCACTCACCCGAGCCATTCATGAACATTGTAAAGTACAAGGTGTGACCTTGTTCATGTGGCTACATACGGTATTTTCATTGCTGGTACAGCGTTACAGCCAGTCAGACGATGTGGTGATTGGCTCACCCGTTGCGGGTCGTGAACACAATGAAGTGGCTAATTTGATCGGCTTTTTCGTCAATACGCTGGTGATTCGCTCGCGCACCCAGTCTGGGCAAAACTTTAATCAGTTACTGGAGCAGCAAAAACAGGTGATCCTGGATGCGTTTAAGCATCAGGCGTTGCCTTTTGAGCAGTTGGTGGAAGCGCTTAAACCTGAACGCAATCTGGGGCATCAGCCCATTTTCCAGATTTTGTTTGCACTGCAAAACAACGAAACCACTGATTTGGTGCTGCCACAGTTGCACATTGAAGTCGAAGCGCCGAGTGAACCCATGATGAAGTTTGACCTGGAGGTCAATGCAATTGAAAAGGGCGATGGCATTGAGCTGGAATGGAACTTTAGCTCAGCGTTGTTTAAAGGGGCGACAATCGCAGCACTGGCTGACTCTTTTGAGGTGTTGATCAGTGCCATTCTTAAATCTCCCGAGCACAAGGTAGAACGCTTAGCCTTGCTGAGTCAGTCTCGTCAGCAGCAACTGGTGAGCATCAAAGGCGCAGACAGGGCCATATCAACACAGTGCATTCACAGCCAGGTTACTGCCCGGGTACAAAGTGCCGCAAACCAGCTCGCAGTGCGTGATGCGGATGCATGCATGCTCAGCTATCTGGCGTTAGAGCACAAGGCCAATAACCTGGCCAGTTACTTGCTGGAGCAGGGCGTAAAGCCGGGAGCACGCATTGCCCTGTGCCTCGGGGCTGGGTGTGACCAACTAGTTGCTATGCTGGCGGCCTTTAAAGTGCGCGCTGCTTATGTGCCGATTGATCCAACACTGCCCGCGTCGCGCTGCCAGTTTATTGTGCGAGACAGTGGCGCTAGCTGGTTGCTGACCAACAACAAACTCCTGGCACAGTTAGAGCCTGTTATTGATGCTGTGCAGCAGCCGCCGCTCTCGGTACTGGTTATGGATAATCCAAAGAGCTGGCAACCGAGGCAGCTGCTTGAGCGTTTTACCAGCAGTGACCCCTCAGATCTTGCCTATGTGATTTATACCTCGGGCACCACAGGCCAGCCCAAAGGCGTAGCGATAACGCATGGCAACCTGGCGCTTTACCTTGACCATGCTTGTTCTGCGTACTTCGACGAGCAGCCCAGTTTTAGCGTCGTTAGTACCCCCTTGGCGTTTGATGCCACTGTAACCGCTATTTGGCCTGCGTTATTGCAGGGAATAAGCATAGATATGCTGGCTGATGACGAGCGAATGTTAAAAGAGCTGGCTAACCGCCTGTGCGGCAATATTGCCGGGGTCTTTAAAGTAACACCGGCACATTTGCAAGGGGTTGTTGCAGTACTAAAACAATGTGGCTTGTCAGAAGATCGCTGTTTTAACGCTGCACATAAGGTGGTTGTGGGCGGTGAGGCGTTACCTGTTGCGCTGTTGGCCGAACTCAGCGTGCGATTGCCAAATGTCTGCTGGATTAACGAATACGGTCCAACTGAAGCCACCGTGGGCACCAGCACTTACCTGTGCGATAAACAGGAAATTGACCGCCTGGCGGCACAATCGATTGCCCAGGTTCCTATCGGTCAGCCTATCGCCAATACGCATTTACTGGTGCTGGATGAACAGATGCAGCCGGTCCCGGCTGGGGTCATGGGGGAGCTGTACATTGGGGGTAATAACCTGGCTCAGGGCTATCTGAATCGTGGCGACCTGAGCGATGAAAAGTTTGTCTGGCTACCCGTTGGCGTGCAGCAAAGTGAGCAGCGCTTCTATCGCAGTGGCGATCTGGTGCGTTGGTCTGTTAATGATGATGGCACGCCGGGCGCACTGCTGTTTTGTCACCGACTTGATGCACAACTGAAACTCCGAGGTTATCGCATTGAGCCACAAGAAGTTGCTCAGCAATTGCAGCAAGACCCGCGCATTGAGCAGGCGGTGGTGGTGTTGAATGAAGCCGCGGATAACCTGGAGGCCTACCTGGTCGCTAAGTCAGATGAGGAGCTGGGACGACCTGAACCGACTGAGCTGGTGACTACCAGAATAGCCACCGAACTGTCGGCGTCACTAAGTGAATCGCTGCCCACTTATATGGTGCCCTACCGTTATGTACTGATCGATGCAATCCCCCTGACAGCCAACGGCAAGGTCGACGCGCGGGCACTTCATGCGCTGGGAGCACAATGTGACTCGGTGGCCAAACTCATTGCGCCACGCAATGACGTAGAGGCCGCTTTGGCGGAGATTTTGGCGTCAGTGCTGAAGCGTACTTCAATCAGCGTTGAAGACAACTTCTTTAGCCTGGGTGGTCATTCACTGCTGGCGACGCAATGCATCGGACTGATTGAAGAGCGACTGGGTGTCGGCATGTCAGTCAGAACGCTGTTTGAGCGGCCGACCGTGGCAGCACTGGCTCATTGGGTTGAAATCCAACAGGCCATGGCACAGCAGGCACAGGATGATAACGAAAACGACACTTCAGAAGAGATGTTTTTGTAA